DNA from Pelodiscus sinensis isolate JC-2024 chromosome 1, ASM4963464v1, whole genome shotgun sequence:
CTCGCAGCATCattcaaaaagaaaatattaatttacaaaATAACAATTCTCCATATTTATTATgacaaataaaaatcttaaataaaacaggctctctttcctcctcctcctccctctcattCCAGTTTCAGGTAGCTTGGCACTGAGTAATTGAACATTAAAAAATCAAGTTTGTAGACTTCGTATAGGTGTGTTTGGTGTTCCGAGCTGatgttctggaaaaactctgtggTCATTTCATCAGTAGTTCTCGTAGATTTTGCATAGGTGGGGAACTTCAGATAGCTGCCTACTCCTGCAAGTTGAAGGATGTAATTGGAATCATCTTCAAGTGTCTCATATTTTCCTATAAGATCATAGTGGATATGGCAGGGGTGGCAGAGGGAGTAGACAGTTTGCCAGTGTTCATTGAACGGCTCTTCTCTTTGGGTGTGTGGGTCAATGAGATATGCCACAAACTCCTCAAATTTCACATCATCACCTTTACGCAGAGCCTCCTGGGTGGCATTTTTCCTTTGGCGCCTCACAATTTTGGTGCCGTATCTCTTGTGAAAGGAGGTGTTGTACTTCTGGGTGAACTTGTTCCTGTACGCTGACACCAGTCTCTCAAAAGGCTCCCGGACAAACAGGAACTTCATGTAGCTTTTTAAGCGGTGGTTGATCTCTGGAATGCTGTACTGGTTGAGGGTCTTCAGGTTTGAGGATATATGGGCTTCATTGGCCGGTATTTCCATGGGGTCACTGTATTTGCCCCGTCCTGTCAAGACCATCATGACTCTCTTCCAGTTTGTACAGGCCACTTTGGGTACATAACAATAGATCATTTCATGATCTTCATCCACCACCAAATGTTTGAGATCATTGGGTGTCAGCACGCGGCGTTTCCTGCTAGACATGCTGTTGGCTCGACATGTATCTGTGACTTGATCTCTCCTAATCTGATGAAGGATCGCTGTATTAGACAACTCCAACTAAAAAGAAAACAGACACAAATAACTCAGTATATATTGGAGACGCTAGTTGCCTTTTTATTTACTAGGTTAATTCCCACTGCTCCATTTATAGAAAAACAGACCATTGCAAGTACCATATTTAAAAGGCTTAATTCTTTGTTTGAAGGCAGTAATTCTGAAGTTAGAGGATAACCATTTGCCTCTAAACTTCTTGATTTGAGCTGGTACAAATGAGGGTCATTAATATTTTACTGCCTTCCCCTTCAGCAAAAGGGCAAGGGACTGTGTGCACACTCACGTATTTTGGCAGCAAATCTGTGTGCCATGTACTTTTATGAAATGTCACTGCTTTCTTAGATATAGAAAAAGACTCTCGCCAACCACTGTGGTCAAACTCATTTGTAGAGGAGTACAGAACTGGCTTGACCTTTGCTTCTAAGACATGGCTGAAGAATACCATTGTCTGACAGTTTGCCAAAAGAAAACAGCATGTGCTCTTGTTGCAGATGTCTTTCACTCTACAGAATTAATCATCTCAGCTCATTTCTTGGTTCTGACCTTGTTATGTGAAATAATACCATGGAGATTTCTGGAGAGCAGTCACTGAAGTAATATCTTGAGCAGGAAGAGAATTCTGTCTGTAATTTCCCATCTATTAATTTGTATATTTAGCCCAGAGGGGTGAAGAGTTTGTGGCCTTTTAACACACTGGTACTGCCAATATATTactctttacaggcagtccctgggttacgtacaagatagggacagtaggtttgttcttaagttgaatctgaatgtaagtcggaactggcatcagccgctgctgaaactgatcagtttcaaccgtggctgaatctggacgcgaGTTCTGAATTACataaagattcaacttaagaaacccagctgtccccaagtcagctgctgctgaaactgatcagcggctgattccaggaagccagaggcatgtagattaggctaccagacatagtaaaatgaagcggcgatttaaataatcgccacttcatttaaatttacatggctgccgcactgagcagacaaacagctgatcagccgtttgtcggctcagcgcaatagtctggacgtgtaggtgtcgacatcaaaggtatttgtagaccacccaggtaaacctcatcccaggaggcatacctgggtggtcgacaaataccttttgattatttaaatcgccacttcattttactatgtctggtagcctaatctacatgcctctggcgacagaggcatgtagtctagacgtaccctaagctccagaagttcaaatccacctggtcaCAGTTACATTATCTGTTTAGAGAGTCCCTGGCTCCTGCTGTGAAATCTGACAGTGTTTGTGCAATgcctagtacaggggtgggcaatcatttttggctgggggccactttagaaatttttgaagtggctcctgattagtctgtgggtgggggagtgtgactgtctcctgccccccaacccacaagagaactgccagctgttctgaagagctggcagctccctctaggTACCTATGCCCCTGgcaatgggaggagactttgcgtgtgCCACTGCGCAGGTCAATCATGGCCATGAggcagggggagcacacaaagtctgccCACACCCTGCAAGGTAGCATCATGTTTAGTCACtcaccagcagagcagcagctggcagttgattgagtgccaagccccttgcagggcaggagcagactttgcacactccctgatacacttgggggcagggagagggtgaagtctctcactccctgccctctgaTGTGCAGCACTTAAGAGTCAAGCTTGGCAGTTGACTAAGTGTTGCATGCTTCCCCATCCCTAGGCTCTGATTAGGGCTTCTGTGGGCTGAATCAACCAAGTTGGTGGGCTGAATTCAGCCCACCGAGGCCCTTTTATCTTCCACTCCCCACCTACCACAATGAGTCTACCTCCTGTGCTTTCTTAGCCCTTTCCCTGAGTTCTAATTCAAACACAATGGCCTAATGTGAGCATCTCCTGTATGTGGTATTCCTCTGAATGCTGGCCAggcacatttaaaatgaagtttgatattACAGTCCTGGAGATGGGAAGCCAGCTGAAGAATGTGCTTCCCATGTGCCATGGAAGTCACCCTGCAGGGAATTAGTAAGTAGGATGTCTAAATGCTGTTGTACAGGATCACACTGCTGTTTACAGAAACTGTCTATTCCGGGTGTTGAGGGGAAGAAAATAAGAAATTTTAACAGCTGAAGTTGCTGCTCTTTTCACAAAGCTATAGAACCAACATTGATTTGTTAATTAACTGCAGTTACATGGGGCATTTTGCCCATGGTACTGAACAAAAACACTGCTCTTCAGAGCGGTAAAAACATCCCTGTTGTAGTCAATAGCAAGATCAGCTTCTCTTTATAGTGAAGCTGGCCCTCCTACTATCTTATTTTACTTCCAAATTCAGAACTTTTAAAGCTTGCCATCTtacaatgtgtgtttgtgtgttcttGTGGCTCTCATCTTGGCCTACATAGAGGAATTACTGGGAGAAGTTCCATGGCCTGTACTACAGAGGAAGTCAGTAAAGATGATGTAATGGTCTCTTTTGGACTTAAAGATTACAAATGAGTTTTACAGCACTATACTTTGATTATTTCTAGGCAGAAGTAcaaccatctagatcagtggttcccaaacttttcggcatcatgccccctttttgatttttgagaaaccctcaccaccaccacccagctccccccaacagcagcaaaacttgagccaaaaaaaaaaaaaaaagggactgaccggggccgaaaaacaaaaatagcagtgaaacttggggggggggagggagctgggtcacctcatgctctcccccctccctcccccggaatttcttcacagcccctagtttgggaacccatgatctagattcTCCTCTCAGGGCATATGCTTATTACCATTACTAGGCATTTCATCTATCCCAGGAAAGGAGAATAAGGTTCCATTTGGATTGCAGCTAAGTTGGGTTGCACAACACTTCTTAAAGTCACTTCTTAAAGGTGGATATATTCCAAATTTGGTGCTGCTTGTGCCTTTTGCTTTACCAGTATGAACACATTTCCTAGGCACAGTTAGGTGCCAATACCATGTTTCCAAAAAATATACCAATATGTCAGGCCTAGCTACATATACCCTAGCTGCGATGGGTCTAGTGCATTGACGGGTAACCtggactagtgagtgggctgcaagaatggccctccatctcagtgggcttcaagactgtcataaccaagacaatctcctggaatagggtagttttgctaactgagcTTATGTACCTAAAATGTGCCCCTGACACAGATAAAAGACCATATAACAACTGAAAAGTTTCTCACTCTCCTGTCTTGGGATCAGAGTGAAGAAGGACCAGGCACCATGACAAGTTTCTTTCACTCTCAATCTTAGGTACAGCAGCAGCAATTACAAATAATTAGCCAACAGTCAAATACCAGAAATAGCTACTAATAGAGATCCTGACCTAAATTAGACCTCAGATAAAGTCAAAAGAGAAAAGACCCGTTTGGatgttggttttgtttgtttgttttttgagaaaATGTAATAGATGGGTTCTTGAATGCTTTTTGTGCTGTTGACTTCTGCAGAAACTGCCAGAAAGGTCCACGTGCTGAATATTAGTTTTAGTTATGTTTAAGTGACAGATGGAATACTCAACACGTGGCTAAatgcaaaggaaagaaaaactCTCTGTGTGTGATTGCTAAGCTCATCCAGTATCTTGCAGTCAGGGCTGATGATCAGCACCTCACAAAAGAAGCTTAATTATCCATTGTCTCATTTCAGGACATTCTGCCCTTTGCTGGATCATACCTGGGGCTAAGCATGTGTTGTGTTTTGTGCTGTTTCTCTGCAGGGTATATGCTTCAGGTCCTGCATTTGCGGACTAATTGACAGCCATCAATCTACAAGATGGACAACTACAGATTTATTGCTAGTGAATAAATTACAGTAATGAGCTGAGAGGTATTTTCTTCTGTCTACTTAAGCGCAGCAGGGTGAGCTAATCTTTGAGGGCCTTTCCCAGTATTGTGGTCAAGCAGCATGTTTAAAATCAGACCTGCTAATTGAAAACATGTCCAGAAGTAGCATGTTACACTTTAGGCTTTATGGGTGTTTGGCTTGTTCCGATTCATTTAGACATCTGCGCTGAAGGCATTTCCCTAATGGGAAAGCAAGGAAATACCTATAtgtcactcaaaaaaaaaaaaatcaaaagctcaATTCTGTCTGTGAGAGAGACCCAGACAGGTGCCCACGTGCTGCTGAAAGAGTATATTTGTGTACTcatgttctccttccctgtcaTAACTATTCCTTATGCCTAGTGTTGCTGCTAAGGCCCTGAATTACCCGAGGGGTGAGCAGGAAAGCTGTTAGGAGCAGTAATTCTATGAGGAGATGTTGCCAAGTTGCAGGGAAGTGCACACATGCATGTGGACCCTGCCTGCAGTAACACAGTGCCACTCTGGTCAGTTCAGGGGGACAGCTGAGTTTTGCCATAGTGAGGCCTGCAGGATTTGCTTTGAATTACAAGTTCATCTCCTGTTCAGCCTATTGTGCAAAAAAATTCTGTCCACTCTGTATCACTGTGGAGCTACCCCAGGTGCTACTGAACTAGCTAGCAGTTATCTGTTTCTGTTGAAAATGTGTTTTATCCACTATCATGGCTATAAATCAAAGCTAATCACCCAATTTTTGTTAAAGTTCAAGATGTTTTGCACCATTGAAATGGAcacattttaagagggataagggaactttcggaaaaggctttattttccgaaagatccgcgtctagactggcgcttttgtCCGGCAAAGTTcagtgccgaaaaaaagcagcagccatttttatgctaatgaagcgggggagatttaaatccctgcttcattagcaattgcgatacgtctaatttgcatcccttttacgaaaaagggatgcaatctagacatagctccagtgttgtcttcaagtcgtcattgtcaagtccaaatCAAGTCTCAGGTCACTACACTTCAAGTCTCAAATCGAGTCtctaaagtcactttcaagtcaagtctcaagtcttaatttaaaaaatgttaagtcacttttgtacaagccatcaagatcagcattttcggacaattttttcaccaagtagatttaacaaaattagcaagtctcaagtcgaatctcaagtcacaaacagtgaacccgagtcgagtctcaagttgagtcacctaggcaacttaagtcggactcgagttcaagtcatgggactcgagtcaacaactctgctaactgcagtgtaaaacaaaaggaaaaactatgtagcactttaaagactaacaagatgatttaatagggtgatgagcttttgtgggccagagtAAATATACTGTGAAAGACCACACTACACTCTTAACCTCAAAAAGCCTGACACTGCCCATTTGCCATTAGACAACTGAGGGTATTAGCCTTAATATTGGTCATTAGCACTACAAACAACTTTAGTATAGCCCCATTTATTCAAAATGTTTCAGAGTTGTACACATTCAGATAATTTCTGGGAACATGACTCAAGACAGGGAACATACAAGATTTATCCAAATCTTGTTAAACTGATTTGGACTGCACTGACTCTTCTTGAACATCCAAGTTATATTTTACAATCCCTATTGCAGTGCCCTCTGCTGACCACCCATTTTATGCACTTCCTACCACATCAGTCTCAATCTTGGATGGTCTCTTTACATTGCCAGAATTAGCATGACATGAAAATCAGGCCCACCGATGAAGCCCAGTGATTCAAATGgatctggggctcccagctgcttctgctgctacTGCTACTAGAACTCATGAAAGTTGCAAGAATCAATGACATCACACCCTAAATTATAAACAGGATTTATAAAGGTGCTACAGACAGACCCTTTAAATaaactaaggctatatctacactatagcAGGGATTAATGCTCTAAGATCATCCACAGGTGATTGATTTTATCacatctagtgaagacccaccaaTAAACTGCAGACTGTTTTGCAGTTGACCCATGTAGTTTACCCCCTGAGGAGACAGGTAAGATAAGTTgaagggagagtttctcctattGACTCTCCCATGGTAATTCAACCTAAAGCATGTTGACCCCCACTATATTCACGTAGTTGGGGATGCATTCCTTAGGTGGACTTTCTGCAGTGATGTAGACATAAGATTAGAAATAAGCATACTGGCAGTACTAGCACCAACAGAGAACAATGGCAATAAAGATGTGGTTAAAATAATCAATTAAAATACAGTATTTGGGGGCAACAGGTGGGAAGCCTCACAAAGGACAAAGAATCATGAATCCAGAATAATTTGAAGAGAAATGTTAGTGCTGCAGCATTTCCTGGGACCTAGAAGGGAAGCTTGGTGTCTCAAGTTGTATGTACTTAAAAGCATGTTGCATAATATTTTCAATGTTATAAGGTGCCTGGTGAAAAGGAAATTCAATCGGAAGATTTCCAATGCGTTGTCCCGTAAAACAGTAGCAAAAACCCAAGGAAACCTAAGATTAGACTGTTAGTATGAATTGGTATAGCTCTATTGTAGACAGAGAGCCTGCATGTGGCTCCAAGAGTCTAACAATCATGTGACTTTGATCTGGGCCTTCTATGACTGACAAAAAAGGACAGTATGTTTGATGAATTTGTCCACTTCTAGCTTGTTCTTTAAGTACGGTCATAAATCACTGTTCATATTAAAAGTTCCTGTCATTTACTAaatgaatttaaaatgaaaaacctTCCTGCTGTCTATAGAGCTATATTGCTAGAGGTCACCACACACTTCTAGCATCTTTTATGACACTATAACATACTCTTCTTATGGAGTTCGGCAAAGAGGTTCCCAACTCAGTAACTGGAAAGAATCAAGGTGAATGCAGTTATGCTGCAATCTGCCTCAAGATATTACTATTCATCCAATGTCA
Protein-coding regions in this window:
- the CHST11 gene encoding carbohydrate sulfotransferase 11 isoform X2, encoding MKQALMEVMRMNRICRMVLVTCLGSFILVIFYFQIIRRNPFGMDICCRKGSRSPLQELYNPTQLELSNTAILHQIRRDQVTDTCRANSMSSRKRRVLTPNDLKHLVVDEDHEMIYCYVPKVACTNWKRVMMVLTGRGKYSDPMEIPANEAHISSNLKTLNQYSIPEINHRLKSYMKFLFVREPFERLVSAYRNKFTQKYNTSFHKRYGTKIVRRQRKNATQEALRKGDDVKFEEFVAYLIDPHTQREEPFNEHWQTVYSLCHPCHIHYDLIGKYETLEDDSNYILQLAGVGSYLKFPTYAKSTRTTDEMTTEFFQNISSEHQTHLYEVYKLDFLMFNYSVPSYLKLE
- the CHST11 gene encoding carbohydrate sulfotransferase 11 isoform X3 — encoded protein: MDICCRKGSRSPLQELYNPTQLELSNTAILHQIRRDQVTDTCRANSMSSRKRRVLTPNDLKHLVVDEDHEMIYCYVPKVACTNWKRVMMVLTGRGKYSDPMEIPANEAHISSNLKTLNQYSIPEINHRLKSYMKFLFVREPFERLVSAYRNKFTQKYNTSFHKRYGTKIVRRQRKNATQEALRKGDDVKFEEFVAYLIDPHTQREEPFNEHWQTVYSLCHPCHIHYDLIGKYETLEDDSNYILQLAGVGSYLKFPTYAKSTRTTDEMTTEFFQNISSEHQTHLYEVYKLDFLMFNYSVPSYLKLE
- the CHST11 gene encoding carbohydrate sulfotransferase 11 isoform X1, translating into MKQALMEVMRMNRICRMVLVTCLGSFILVIFYFQSMLHPVIRRNPFGMDICCRKGSRSPLQELYNPTQLELSNTAILHQIRRDQVTDTCRANSMSSRKRRVLTPNDLKHLVVDEDHEMIYCYVPKVACTNWKRVMMVLTGRGKYSDPMEIPANEAHISSNLKTLNQYSIPEINHRLKSYMKFLFVREPFERLVSAYRNKFTQKYNTSFHKRYGTKIVRRQRKNATQEALRKGDDVKFEEFVAYLIDPHTQREEPFNEHWQTVYSLCHPCHIHYDLIGKYETLEDDSNYILQLAGVGSYLKFPTYAKSTRTTDEMTTEFFQNISSEHQTHLYEVYKLDFLMFNYSVPSYLKLE